A portion of the Melanotaenia boesemani isolate fMelBoe1 chromosome 2, fMelBoe1.pri, whole genome shotgun sequence genome contains these proteins:
- the LOC121647259 gene encoding NF-kappa-B-activating protein-like, translating into MDKLREERDKWNARTEFLEEKLLDVTTERDICRTHLSDALASLKGAKQSQREDRDNEEMRGSQMSDNSEDDSEDDSEEDCDSSSDSSESFDSSPDRKRKKKKGKWKRKKSGATRKEKKTKKNKRYFRQRGK; encoded by the exons ATGGACAAACTGAGAGAGGAAAGGGACAAGTGGAACGCACGTACTGAGTTCCTGGAGGAAAAACTTTTGGATGTCACTACAGAACGTGACATTTGCAGGACTCATCTTTCTGATG CTTTGGCGAGTCTCAAGGGGGCTAAACAGTCACAAAGAGAAGACAGAGATAATGAAGAGATGAGGGGATCTCAGATGAGCGACAACAGTGAAGATGACAGTGAAGATGACAGTGAGGAAGACTGTGACTCCAGCTCTGATTCCTCAGAGAGTTTCGATTCATCGccggacagaaagagaaagaagaagaaggggaaatggaaaagaaagaagagtggGGCgacaagaaaggagaaaaagacGAAGAAAAACAAACGTTACTTTCGCCAGCGGGGTAAGTAA